In Pseudomonas oryzicola, one DNA window encodes the following:
- a CDS encoding NEL-type E3 ubiquitin ligase domain-containing protein, whose protein sequence is MSQPALHPKLLHPAEDFIAQSLPAWLKSAKPKQLARLQLRFNAYLASQRQMAGFADRLQPLDRFAKQLFERALRQDRQLQLQVDLDNLVWRETRARLDLRAGLIPDYQPYFVRMPALQKLLQNFKANESFFLGTALTLSAARQAEQVVSEDIERIVSLCREVDVGSAYQRHLAQVLTPDFAKALTTDRRLELAVAVEIAAIKQQLDAEDLLMLRIACKDEPAVIKGPLQLEIGALQVLGCRVDGALAVALIEHSRHQPTFPFGVPGRLERVILYSPDDQAQPLRAFANWDEANRVLATAMGNQDYRQAFVRRIALADRATFEQALATRLRDAQPDLEPCRVLEAGGGFASTAAWHMQRIKADARFLAVPTAQADAAASEQRLHELQGAGLVLLNLAGLFVPVIGALLLTDLARQLLTETYEGVRDWQLGHQHEALTHLLQVAFSVATTGAVVVGAQLVRSAFVETLEPVITEDGRQRLWRNELAPYQDTTPPEQLTALDNGLLAEGERHWWRLNGALYRVRQTANGVWRLLHAEGDEAFGPVLERCSARGWRLAYERPLEWQGAALLLGRLWPAAAAMDAVRVEQVLKVADVDEAYLRGLLVERRGLPVQLRDTLQRFAVDARAQAFFSRLEAGETDTDTELWQWCIERLQLRGESVEEQALSIRDAAIELQEEILEHFSRLHLADDPLLGLIQRDFPTLPDAYALDVLEQATEAVRRRMQAESRLPLALAEQARVALQLARLTRMREALYLQGSYRPEVVALCFALLRRHGPGAARFNLLLRRDPYAGAAMERLFAETDLEQAVVLVRRKGQFQLYNGRGLPDEREVAAPQGLFEVLAACLPVEYRVRQGWEGADAPARIRKQVQAWLPGDRQALLRLLGWREARPMASPMQRLADGRMGYPLGGCQSCIGSPQRVVRQRVRALYPGIGDVGVERYVQSLVEMRGGLFENLLRVEQQYRRLDDSLLAWVGEAAGTASSARRRVADSLRRAWQMRSDRSAGAISNDAMLGLSIVAVPVGSLPVLPVGTDFSHVSELTLSALGLDAIPSGFLACFPHLLCLDLSDNALRALPEGLERLTALRQLLMPRNRIRISEPQANVLTGLTLLRSLDLSDNELGDIRLHFDQLPSLRILRLNRAQMTALPTGLEWCALLVFADLRNNQIAELPAALFRAPLQLRRAMHLEGNALPVQDLDRLYGTERLLTTPRPQRHGSAREEWLQTLDPAARQEQEGKWDALNAEPGSLAFFELLRQLTATAEFSKAPDELRFRVWAMLDAAHADTATRRALFDLAAEPTTCVDSVSSLFSRLEVRMHVEQATRGGDPISTRAARLQLAKRLFRVHWIEKIARREIDARYQDGRWGRGNHDEEEIEVNLAYLSGLAERLDLLGQPRHMQFRRLANVSQLQLEEACKEVLEVEAGEQRIVFISERDFWLPVLRAEHPDAFEDLETQFTLRLEALDEQRETLTSDEYWNMSNALRDEREHALARLAQRLTREAIMAPEAQ, encoded by the coding sequence ATGTCCCAACCTGCCTTGCATCCCAAGTTGCTTCACCCCGCCGAAGATTTCATCGCGCAAAGCTTGCCGGCCTGGCTGAAGTCGGCCAAGCCAAAGCAGCTTGCCAGGCTGCAGCTACGTTTCAACGCCTATCTCGCGAGCCAGCGGCAGATGGCAGGGTTCGCCGATCGCCTGCAGCCTCTGGACCGGTTTGCCAAGCAGCTCTTCGAGCGGGCCTTGCGCCAGGACCGCCAGCTGCAACTGCAGGTAGACCTGGACAACCTGGTGTGGCGCGAAACACGCGCACGGCTTGATCTGAGGGCCGGGTTGATCCCAGATTACCAACCGTACTTCGTGCGCATGCCAGCCTTGCAAAAGCTGTTGCAGAATTTCAAGGCCAACGAGTCCTTCTTCCTCGGCACCGCCTTGACCCTTTCGGCAGCCCGTCAGGCCGAGCAGGTGGTTAGCGAGGACATCGAGCGGATTGTCAGCCTGTGCCGCGAAGTGGATGTCGGCAGCGCTTATCAACGGCATCTGGCGCAGGTATTGACCCCTGACTTTGCAAAGGCCCTGACCACCGACCGGCGCCTGGAACTGGCCGTGGCGGTCGAGATCGCAGCCATCAAGCAGCAGCTGGATGCGGAAGACCTGCTGATGCTGCGTATCGCATGCAAGGATGAACCAGCCGTGATCAAGGGGCCGCTGCAACTGGAGATCGGGGCGCTGCAAGTGCTTGGCTGTCGGGTGGATGGCGCGCTGGCTGTTGCATTGATCGAGCACTCACGCCACCAACCCACGTTTCCCTTCGGGGTACCTGGGCGCTTGGAAAGAGTGATCCTGTACAGCCCTGACGATCAGGCGCAACCCCTGCGCGCATTCGCCAACTGGGATGAGGCGAACCGCGTCCTGGCCACGGCGATGGGCAACCAGGACTACCGACAGGCATTTGTGCGGCGCATTGCCTTGGCTGATCGCGCCACTTTTGAGCAGGCCCTGGCCACCCGCTTGCGGGATGCACAGCCTGATCTGGAGCCCTGCAGGGTGCTGGAAGCGGGGGGCGGGTTTGCGTCGACGGCCGCCTGGCATATGCAGCGAATCAAGGCCGATGCACGTTTCCTTGCAGTGCCCACCGCTCAGGCCGATGCCGCAGCTTCGGAGCAGCGCCTGCACGAGCTCCAGGGTGCCGGCCTGGTATTGCTCAACCTGGCGGGCCTGTTCGTGCCGGTCATCGGGGCTTTGCTGCTGACGGACCTGGCCAGGCAACTGTTGACCGAGACTTACGAGGGCGTGCGTGACTGGCAGTTGGGTCATCAGCATGAAGCCTTGACGCATCTGCTTCAGGTGGCCTTCAGCGTGGCAACCACCGGTGCGGTGGTCGTCGGTGCCCAGCTGGTCCGCAGCGCATTCGTCGAAACCCTGGAGCCGGTCATCACCGAAGATGGTCGGCAACGGCTGTGGCGCAATGAGCTGGCGCCTTACCAGGACACTACGCCACCCGAACAGCTGACGGCGCTCGACAACGGCTTGCTCGCCGAGGGTGAGCGCCATTGGTGGCGATTGAACGGTGCCTTGTATCGAGTAAGGCAAACCGCCAATGGCGTCTGGCGCTTGCTGCATGCCGAAGGTGACGAGGCGTTCGGGCCGGTGCTGGAACGCTGCTCTGCGCGTGGCTGGCGGCTGGCTTATGAGCGGCCATTGGAATGGCAGGGTGCCGCGCTGTTGCTCGGGCGGCTTTGGCCGGCGGCGGCTGCGATGGATGCTGTGCGGGTGGAGCAGGTGCTGAAGGTTGCGGATGTCGACGAGGCCTATCTGCGCGGCCTGCTGGTGGAACGGCGAGGCTTGCCGGTGCAGCTGCGCGACACCTTGCAGCGCTTTGCCGTGGACGCGCGCGCGCAAGCCTTTTTCAGCCGGCTGGAAGCGGGGGAGACCGATACCGATACCGAGCTGTGGCAATGGTGCATTGAACGCTTGCAACTGCGGGGTGAAAGCGTAGAGGAACAGGCGTTGTCGATCCGCGATGCGGCAATTGAGTTGCAGGAGGAGATACTCGAGCATTTCTCCAGGCTCCACCTGGCCGACGACCCGCTGCTGGGATTGATTCAGCGAGACTTCCCGACGCTGCCAGACGCCTATGCCCTGGATGTGCTGGAGCAGGCCACCGAGGCTGTGCGCAGGCGCATGCAGGCAGAGTCTCGCTTGCCGCTGGCGTTGGCCGAACAGGCGCGGGTGGCCCTGCAGTTGGCGCGCCTGACCCGCATGCGCGAAGCGTTGTACCTGCAAGGCAGTTACCGGCCGGAAGTGGTGGCGCTGTGCTTTGCCCTGCTGCGTCGGCATGGTCCCGGTGCTGCCAGGTTCAACCTGCTATTGCGCCGTGACCCGTATGCCGGAGCGGCGATGGAACGGCTGTTCGCCGAGACCGATCTTGAGCAGGCAGTGGTGCTGGTCAGGCGCAAGGGGCAGTTCCAGCTCTACAACGGCAGAGGCTTGCCGGATGAGCGCGAGGTGGCCGCGCCCCAGGGGCTGTTCGAAGTGCTGGCCGCTTGCCTGCCCGTGGAGTACCGGGTTCGACAGGGGTGGGAGGGCGCTGATGCACCGGCCAGGATCCGCAAGCAGGTCCAGGCCTGGCTACCCGGTGACCGGCAGGCTTTGCTGCGCCTGCTCGGTTGGCGGGAGGCAAGGCCCATGGCATCGCCCATGCAGCGTTTGGCCGATGGCCGAATGGGCTATCCACTGGGTGGCTGCCAGTCGTGCATCGGCTCGCCGCAGCGTGTGGTGCGGCAGCGGGTGCGCGCCTTGTATCCTGGTATCGGTGATGTCGGCGTCGAACGCTATGTCCAGAGTCTGGTGGAAATGCGTGGTGGCCTGTTCGAGAATTTGCTGCGTGTCGAGCAGCAATACCGCCGCCTGGATGACAGCTTGCTGGCTTGGGTTGGAGAGGCGGCGGGCACCGCTAGCAGCGCACGCCGACGAGTTGCAGATTCGTTGCGGCGTGCCTGGCAGATGCGTAGCGACCGCTCTGCCGGGGCTATCAGCAATGATGCGATGCTCGGCCTGAGCATCGTGGCCGTGCCGGTGGGCAGCCTGCCGGTGTTGCCGGTCGGGACGGACTTCTCGCACGTGTCGGAGTTGACCCTGTCAGCGCTCGGTCTGGACGCCATCCCGTCGGGTTTCCTCGCCTGCTTTCCTCATCTGCTGTGCCTGGACCTGAGCGACAATGCCTTGCGCGCGCTGCCTGAGGGGCTGGAGCGGCTGACCGCCTTGCGCCAGTTGCTGATGCCGCGCAATCGTATTCGTATATCGGAGCCGCAGGCCAATGTGCTGACTGGCCTGACGCTCTTGCGTTCACTGGACCTGAGTGACAATGAACTCGGCGACATCAGGCTCCACTTCGACCAGTTGCCCAGCCTGCGGATTCTGCGCTTGAACCGCGCACAGATGACGGCGTTGCCCACGGGCCTGGAATGGTGTGCTCTGCTGGTGTTCGCCGACCTTCGCAACAACCAGATAGCCGAGTTGCCGGCAGCCTTGTTCCGGGCCCCGTTGCAGTTGCGCCGTGCCATGCATCTGGAGGGCAATGCGCTGCCAGTGCAGGATCTCGACCGCCTGTATGGCACCGAACGCTTGCTGACCACGCCCCGCCCGCAACGGCACGGCTCGGCCCGGGAAGAATGGCTGCAGACCCTGGACCCAGCGGCGCGCCAGGAGCAGGAAGGGAAATGGGATGCACTGAATGCCGAGCCTGGCAGCTTGGCGTTCTTCGAGTTGCTTCGGCAACTGACGGCCACGGCCGAATTCAGCAAGGCGCCGGACGAACTCAGGTTCAGGGTATGGGCGATGCTGGATGCGGCTCATGCCGATACCGCCACGCGCAGGGCGCTGTTTGACCTGGCAGCGGAACCTACCACCTGCGTGGACAGCGTCTCCTCTTTGTTCAGCCGCCTTGAGGTGCGCATGCATGTCGAGCAAGCCACCCGTGGGGGCGACCCGATCTCGACACGCGCGGCACGCCTGCAGTTGGCCAAGCGGCTGTTTCGCGTGCACTGGATAGAGAAAATCGCCCGACGCGAAATCGACGCTCGCTACCAGGATGGACGCTGGGGGCGGGGGAACCACGATGAAGAGGAGATAGAGGTCAATCTTGCCTACCTCAGCGGCTTGGCCGAGCGTCTGGACCTGTTGGGCCAACCTCGCCATATGCAATTTCGCAGGTTGGCCAACGTGTCGCAGCTGCAACTGGAGGAGGCCTGCAAGGAAGTGCTGGAGGTGGAGGCGGGCGAGCAACGCATCGTGTTCATCAGTGAGCGTGATTTCTGGTTGCCGGTACTGCGGGCAGAGCATCCGGACGCCTTCGAAGACCTGGAAACGCAATTCACCCTTCGGCTGGAGGCATTGGATGAGCAAAGGGAAACCTTGACCAGTGACGAGTACTGGAACATGAGCAATGCCCTGCGCGATGAGCGCGAGCATGCCCTGGCCAGGCTCGCCCAGCGCCTCACGCGCGAAGCGATCATGGCGCCAGAGGCCCAGTGA
- a CDS encoding AraC family transcriptional regulator, with product MSEKDTISMQLVREALLQTCPAGEPDTGLLARAGIAVEQLHLPAARVSAESYARLWRLLARRCNDEFFAMDPRGLRSGSLAFMCRASMGQPTLGAGLETALAFLSLMLEDLQPSLVRQQGLAEIVINEPRDTPRRAFTYFTFWMIVHGVTCWLAGRRIPILAIDLRCAEPPFCDDYRVMFSENLQFERPRTRMIIAAECLELPLRRSEEELQRFLAEAPGNILVKYRDPASLGRRIRTDLLRLDPGQWPDGDSLARQLCLSPSTLRRRLAEEGQNYQGLKDSVRRELAIAWLSQEDAAMGAIAERLGFADSSSFYKAFRKWFGCNPGHYRALILKRGSGS from the coding sequence ATGAGCGAAAAAGACACCATTTCCATGCAACTGGTGCGCGAGGCACTGTTGCAGACTTGTCCCGCTGGCGAGCCCGATACCGGCTTGCTGGCGCGGGCGGGTATCGCCGTCGAACAGCTGCACCTGCCGGCGGCACGAGTCAGCGCCGAGTCCTATGCCCGGCTCTGGCGACTGCTGGCGCGGCGCTGCAACGATGAGTTCTTCGCCATGGACCCGCGCGGTCTGCGCAGCGGCAGCCTGGCCTTCATGTGCCGTGCCAGCATGGGCCAGCCGACCCTGGGCGCCGGCCTGGAAACTGCGCTGGCGTTCCTGTCACTGATGCTTGAGGACCTGCAGCCAAGCCTGGTGCGCCAGCAGGGCCTGGCCGAAATCGTCATCAACGAACCGCGTGACACACCGCGCCGTGCTTTCACCTATTTCACCTTCTGGATGATCGTGCACGGTGTGACCTGCTGGCTGGCCGGGCGGCGTATCCCGATCCTGGCCATCGATCTGCGCTGTGCCGAGCCGCCTTTCTGTGATGACTACCGGGTGATGTTTTCGGAAAACCTGCAGTTCGAGCGCCCGCGTACGCGCATGATCATCGCTGCCGAATGCCTCGAGCTGCCGCTGCGGCGCAGCGAAGAAGAACTGCAGCGCTTTCTGGCCGAGGCACCAGGCAACATCCTGGTCAAGTATCGTGACCCGGCCAGCCTGGGGCGGCGTATTCGCACCGACCTGCTGCGCCTGGACCCGGGGCAGTGGCCCGATGGCGACAGCCTGGCGCGCCAGCTGTGCCTGTCGCCCTCTACCCTGCGCCGACGGCTGGCCGAAGAAGGGCAGAACTACCAAGGGTTGAAGGACAGTGTACGACGTGAGCTGGCGATTGCCTGGCTGAGCCAGGAAGACGCGGCCATGGGTGCAATCGCCGAACGCTTGGGTTTTGCCGACAGCAGTTCGTTCTACAAGGCGTTTCGCAAGTGGTTCGGCTGCAACCCCGGGCATTACCGGGCGCTGATCCTCAAGCGTGGCAGTGGCAGCTAG
- a CDS encoding LysR substrate-binding domain-containing protein, with translation MNLFQLRAFDAVAREGSFTRAAARLFISQPAVTGHVKALEEHYQITLLRRTARRVELTAEGTRLAAITRAMFGLAEEAQAMLEANRQLLTGRLEVAADGPHRVMPMLALLRERYPGITVNLRLGNAQETLAALLSEHADVAVLTEIEPRKGLHLQNLCESRLCALLPAGHAWANSEGDLPLAELHQQIMVLREPSSTTRRTFDKACNKAAVQPRVLLELDSREAVTEAVASELGIGVVSSTEVANDPRVVARPLAGDGLVNQHLIGCLERRRELRLIQAFLGLATGL, from the coding sequence ATGAACCTGTTCCAGTTGCGTGCCTTCGATGCCGTGGCCCGTGAGGGCAGCTTCACCCGTGCCGCCGCACGCCTGTTCATCAGCCAACCGGCAGTGACCGGGCACGTCAAGGCGTTGGAGGAGCATTACCAGATCACCTTGCTGCGGCGTACCGCGCGGCGGGTGGAGTTGACGGCAGAGGGCACCCGCCTGGCGGCCATCACCCGCGCCATGTTCGGCCTGGCCGAAGAGGCGCAGGCCATGCTCGAGGCCAACCGCCAATTGCTGACCGGGCGCCTGGAGGTAGCGGCCGATGGCCCGCACCGGGTCATGCCGATGCTGGCACTGCTGCGCGAGCGCTACCCGGGCATTACCGTCAACCTGCGCTTGGGCAATGCCCAGGAAACCTTGGCTGCATTGCTCAGCGAGCATGCCGACGTGGCCGTGCTGACCGAGATCGAACCGCGCAAAGGCCTGCATTTGCAGAACCTGTGCGAGTCGCGCTTGTGCGCGTTGCTGCCGGCGGGGCATGCCTGGGCCAACAGCGAGGGTGATTTGCCGCTGGCTGAATTGCACCAGCAGATCATGGTGTTGCGCGAACCCAGCTCCACCACCCGGCGTACCTTCGACAAGGCCTGCAACAAGGCTGCCGTGCAACCTCGGGTGCTGCTGGAGCTGGATAGCCGCGAGGCGGTGACGGAAGCGGTGGCCTCGGAGCTGGGCATTGGCGTGGTGTCGTCCACCGAAGTGGCCAATGACCCACGCGTAGTGGCACGGCCGCTGGCCGGTGACGGCCTGGTCAACCAGCACCTGATCGGCTGCCTGGAGCGTCGCCGCGAGCTGCGCCTGATCCAGGCGTTCCTCGGCCTGGCGACGGGGCTGTGA
- a CDS encoding 2-aminoethylphosphonate--pyruvate transaminase yields MSNAPILLTPGPLTTSIRTRQAMLVDWGSWDRDFNQLTASVCEQLLAIIDGSASHHCVPLQGSGTFAVEAAIGTLVPREGKVLVLINGAYGQRLAKICKVLGRTYSTFETAEDQPTTAADVERLLVADPAISHVALIHCETSTGILNPLPEIAQVVKGHGKRLIIDAMSSFGALPIDAREIPFEALIAASGKCLEGVPGMGFVFAEKAALAAAEGNAHSLAMDLHDQHAYMARTGQWRFTPPTHVVAALHEALQQYNEEGGLPARQRRYADNCKTLLAGMAALGLRSFLPAEIQAPIIVTFHAPNDTRYRFQDFYERVKAKGFILYPGKLTQVETFRVGCIGVVGADGMQAAVNAVAEVLREMEVLHI; encoded by the coding sequence ATGAGCAACGCCCCGATTCTGCTGACTCCCGGTCCCCTGACCACATCAATCCGCACCCGCCAAGCCATGCTGGTGGACTGGGGCTCCTGGGACCGCGACTTCAACCAACTGACTGCCAGTGTCTGCGAGCAACTGCTGGCGATCATCGACGGCAGCGCCAGCCACCACTGCGTGCCCCTGCAAGGCAGCGGCACGTTCGCCGTGGAAGCGGCCATCGGCACCCTGGTGCCGCGGGAAGGCAAGGTCCTGGTGCTGATCAACGGCGCCTATGGCCAGCGCCTGGCAAAGATCTGCAAAGTGCTGGGCCGTACCTACAGCACCTTCGAGACGGCCGAAGACCAGCCGACCACCGCCGCCGACGTCGAGCGCCTGCTGGTCGCCGACCCGGCCATCAGCCACGTCGCGCTGATCCACTGCGAAACCAGCACCGGTATCCTCAACCCGCTGCCCGAGATCGCCCAGGTGGTCAAAGGCCACGGCAAGCGTCTGATCATCGACGCCATGAGCTCGTTCGGCGCACTGCCCATCGATGCCCGCGAAATCCCCTTCGAGGCGCTGATCGCCGCCTCCGGCAAGTGCCTGGAAGGCGTACCCGGCATGGGCTTCGTGTTTGCTGAAAAAGCCGCCCTGGCCGCCGCCGAGGGCAATGCCCACTCGCTGGCCATGGACCTGCACGACCAGCATGCCTACATGGCCAGGACCGGCCAGTGGCGTTTCACCCCGCCAACCCATGTGGTGGCCGCGCTGCACGAAGCATTGCAGCAGTACAACGAGGAAGGTGGCCTGCCAGCCCGGCAGCGGCGCTACGCCGACAACTGCAAGACCCTGCTCGCCGGCATGGCCGCCCTCGGTCTGCGCAGCTTCCTGCCGGCCGAGATCCAGGCGCCGATCATCGTCACCTTCCACGCGCCGAACGATACCCGCTATCGGTTCCAGGACTTCTACGAGCGGGTCAAGGCCAAGGGCTTCATCCTTTACCCGGGCAAGCTGACCCAGGTCGAAACCTTCCGCGTCGGCTGCATTGGCGTGGTCGGGGCAGACGGTATGCAAGCCGCCGTGAATGCCGTGGCCGAAGTGCTGCGGGAAATGGAAGTACTGCACATCTGA
- the phnX gene encoding phosphonoacetaldehyde hydrolase has product MNYSNPTRLQAAILDWAGTVVDFGSFAPTQIFVEAFAEFDVQVSIEEARGPMGMGKWDHIRTLCNVPEIAERYRQVFGRTPTDADVTAIYNRFMPLQIEKIAVHSALIPGALDTLTGLRRDGLKIGSCSGYPKVVMDKVVALAAQNGYVADHVVATDETPNGRPWPAQALANVIALGIDDVAACVKVDDTVPGILEGRRAGMWTVALVCSGNALGLTWEGYRALSAEKLESERQRIHALFAGSRPHYLIDTINELPEVIADINRRLAKGEMPQAS; this is encoded by the coding sequence ATGAACTACAGCAACCCTACCCGGCTGCAGGCCGCCATTCTCGACTGGGCCGGTACCGTGGTCGATTTCGGCTCCTTCGCCCCGACCCAGATCTTTGTCGAAGCCTTCGCCGAATTCGATGTGCAGGTCTCCATCGAAGAAGCCCGCGGCCCCATGGGCATGGGCAAGTGGGACCATATTCGCACCCTGTGCAATGTGCCGGAAATCGCCGAGCGCTACCGCCAGGTGTTCGGCCGTACCCCGACCGACGCTGATGTCACCGCCATCTACAACCGCTTCATGCCGCTGCAGATCGAAAAGATCGCCGTGCACTCGGCGCTGATTCCCGGCGCCCTGGATACGCTCACCGGGCTGCGTCGGGACGGGCTGAAGATCGGCTCGTGCTCGGGCTACCCGAAAGTGGTGATGGACAAGGTGGTGGCGCTGGCGGCGCAGAACGGCTACGTGGCTGACCACGTGGTGGCCACCGACGAAACCCCGAACGGTCGCCCCTGGCCAGCCCAGGCCCTGGCCAACGTGATCGCGCTGGGCATCGACGATGTGGCGGCCTGCGTGAAGGTCGACGACACCGTGCCGGGTATTCTCGAGGGCCGCCGTGCCGGCATGTGGACCGTAGCCCTGGTGTGCTCGGGCAATGCCCTGGGGCTGACCTGGGAAGGCTACCGCGCGCTGAGCGCCGAGAAGCTGGAAAGCGAACGCCAGCGCATCCATGCATTGTTCGCCGGCTCCCGTCCGCATTACCTGATCGACACGATCAATGAACTGCCCGAGGTGATCGCCGATATCAACCGGCGCCTGGCCAAGGGCGAGATGCCGCAGGCATCCTGA
- a CDS encoding AI-2E family transporter: MNEAALQNRALAVLLALVTIAFVWILLPYYGAVFWAVILGILFAPLQRHLLIRFGRRRNLAAATTLLVCLLVAVLPVIITSALLVQEGALLYQRIESGQLDIAGYVERGKDMLPTFAQRGLDSMGMGNLDGLRDKISKWATQGSQVLASRAFSFGQGTFEFVVSFGVMMYLLFFFLREGAEVARRVRLAVPLPEQQKRRLQLKFNRVVRATVKGNVLVAITQGALGGFIFWVLDIPSALVWAVLMAFLSLLPAVGAGIVWAPVAAYFLLTGAILPGVILTAFGILVIGLVDNLLRPILVGKDTRMPDYLILVSTLGGLAVFGLNGFVIGPLIAALFVSSWAIFAATKPQVQLPE, encoded by the coding sequence ATGAACGAAGCTGCTTTACAGAACCGGGCCCTGGCAGTGCTTTTGGCGCTGGTAACCATCGCCTTCGTCTGGATTCTGCTGCCTTACTACGGTGCGGTTTTCTGGGCGGTGATCCTCGGCATCCTGTTCGCGCCGCTGCAGCGCCACCTGCTGATCCGCTTCGGGCGCCGGCGCAACCTGGCCGCAGCCACCACCTTGCTGGTATGCCTGCTGGTGGCGGTGTTGCCGGTCATCATCACCAGTGCGCTGCTGGTGCAGGAGGGGGCCCTGCTTTACCAGCGCATCGAGAGCGGGCAACTGGACATCGCCGGCTATGTCGAGCGCGGCAAGGACATGCTCCCGACCTTCGCCCAGCGCGGCCTGGACAGCATGGGCATGGGCAACCTGGACGGGCTGCGTGACAAGATCAGCAAGTGGGCGACCCAGGGCAGCCAGGTGCTGGCCAGCCGAGCGTTCAGTTTCGGCCAGGGCACGTTCGAATTCGTGGTCAGCTTCGGCGTCATGATGTACCTGTTGTTCTTCTTCCTCCGCGAAGGCGCGGAGGTCGCCCGCCGGGTGCGGCTGGCGGTACCGCTGCCCGAGCAGCAGAAACGCCGCCTGCAGTTGAAGTTCAACCGCGTGGTGCGGGCGACGGTGAAAGGCAACGTGCTGGTGGCCATTACCCAGGGGGCGCTGGGGGGCTTCATCTTCTGGGTGCTGGATATTCCCAGTGCGCTGGTGTGGGCGGTGCTGATGGCGTTTCTGTCACTGCTGCCAGCGGTGGGCGCTGGCATTGTGTGGGCGCCGGTGGCGGCGTATTTCCTGCTGACCGGGGCGATACTGCCGGGGGTGATCCTGACCGCTTTCGGAATACTGGTGATCGGCCTGGTGGACAACCTGCTGCGGCCGATCCTGGTGGGCAAGGATACGCGCATGCCGGATTACCTGATCCTGGTGTCGACCTTGGGCGGGCTGGCCGTGTTCGGCCTCAACGGTTTCGTCATCGGGCCGTTGATCGCGGCATTGTTCGTGTCGAGTTGGGCGATCTTCGCCGCGACCAAGCCGCAGGTGCAGTTGCCGGAGTAA
- the trhP gene encoding prephenate-dependent tRNA uridine(34) hydroxylase TrhP: MNPIAKPELLAPAGTLKTMRYAFAYGADAVYAGQPRYSLRVRNNEFDHANLAQGIQEAHALGKRFYVVVNIAPHNAKLKTFLKDLAPVIEMAPDALIMSDPGLIMLVRQHFPQMPVHLSVQANTVNWASVQFWQQLGLSRVILSRELSLDEIEEIRQQVPNMELEVFVHGALCMAYSGRCLLSGYLNKRDANQGTCTNACRWKYDATPATENATGDIVREVQPTLGLGAPTEQLFLLQESNRPGSEMPAFEDEHGTYIMNAKDLRAIQHVARLADMGVHSLKIEGRTKSHFYCARAVQAYRQAIDDAVAGRPFDRALMDNLESLAQRGYTEGFLRRHVHDEYQNYQRGNSVSERQQFVGELTGTRVDGLAEVRVKNRFAVGDHLELMTPRGNYHFDLHRLCNRQQQPIEVAPGDGHVVYLPIPEQVALDYALLMRDLGSDEVAS, translated from the coding sequence ATGAACCCTATCGCCAAGCCCGAACTGCTGGCCCCCGCCGGCACCCTCAAGACCATGCGCTACGCCTTTGCCTATGGCGCCGACGCGGTCTACGCCGGCCAGCCGCGCTACAGCTTGCGGGTGCGCAACAACGAGTTCGACCATGCCAACCTGGCGCAGGGCATTCAGGAGGCGCATGCCCTGGGCAAGCGCTTCTACGTGGTGGTCAACATCGCCCCGCACAACGCCAAGCTGAAGACCTTTCTCAAGGACCTGGCGCCGGTGATCGAGATGGCGCCGGACGCGCTGATCATGTCCGACCCTGGCTTGATCATGCTGGTGCGCCAGCACTTCCCGCAGATGCCGGTGCACCTGTCGGTGCAGGCCAACACGGTCAACTGGGCCAGCGTGCAGTTCTGGCAGCAACTGGGCCTGAGCCGGGTGATCCTGTCGCGCGAGCTGTCGCTCGACGAAATCGAGGAAATCCGCCAGCAGGTGCCGAACATGGAGCTGGAGGTGTTCGTCCACGGAGCCCTGTGCATGGCCTATTCCGGCCGTTGCCTGCTGTCGGGCTACCTCAACAAGCGCGATGCCAACCAGGGCACCTGCACCAACGCCTGCCGCTGGAAGTACGACGCCACGCCCGCCACCGAGAATGCGACCGGCGACATCGTGCGCGAAGTGCAACCGACCCTGGGCCTGGGTGCACCGACCGAGCAGTTGTTCCTGCTCCAGGAGAGCAACCGCCCCGGCAGCGAAATGCCTGCATTCGAAGACGAACACGGCACCTACATCATGAACGCCAAGGACCTGCGGGCCATCCAGCATGTCGCCCGCCTGGCAGACATGGGTGTGCACTCGCTCAAGATCGAGGGTCGCACCAAGTCGCACTTCTACTGCGCGCGTGCCGTGCAGGCGTACCGCCAGGCCATCGACGACGCGGTGGCCGGGCGGCCATTCGACCGTGCGCTGATGGACAACCTCGAATCACTGGCACAACGCGGCTACACCGAGGGCTTCCTGCGCCGCCATGTGCACGACGAATACCAGAACTACCAACGCGGCAACTCGGTATCCGAGCGCCAGCAGTTCGTTGGCGAGCTGACCGGGACGCGTGTCGATGGCCTGGCCGAAGTCCGGGTGAAAAACCGCTTCGCGGTGGGCGACCACCTGGAGCTGATGACGCCGCGCGGCAACTATCACTTCGACCTGCACCGCTTGTGCAACCGCCAGCAGCAGCCGATCGAGGTGGCACCAGGTGACGGCCATGTGGTGTATCTGCCGATTCCCGAGCAGGTGGCCCTCGACTACGCCCTGCTGATGCGCGACCTCGGCAGTGACGAGGTGGCCAGCTGA